The genomic window GCTTTTACGACAAATACTTCACGTAGAACCTGGATCAGTTTCTCCCTTAACACTGATCTATGAGAGCGCAAAAGACGTGGTCTTTCTCATTGATAAGCAAGTGTGGGAAGCAGATATTGTTGGTTTTCACCCGAATGAAAACACAGCAACACTTGAAATGACTCGTGAAGAGTTTCACAAACTCGTGGAAATGTTCTGTCAAGAAACGGTGATTGTATGAGATGCTTTATTGATATTGAACCTCCTCAAAACGTAAAAGATCAACTCGCACAAGTACAAGAAGAGCTTAGAAAAGAATTCAAGGGAAAATTTGAGCGACCAGAAAACATGCATATAACTCTGAAATTCTTAGGAGAAATTGAACAGGTAGAAGATATCATAAAGAAGTTGCAAACCATCAGGTTCAAACCCTTTACCATCAGGCTAACGCACGTAGGACATTTTAGACATCGTTGCTTGTGGATGGGAGTTGAGGGTGTTGAGCATCTTAAAGAAGCAGTTGATAATGTGTTGCCACAGTTTAAAGATGATCACATCGCATTTAACCCTCACATTACTCTTCTTCGTATGGGATATACAACAAGAATTGAAGAAAAACTCCAAAAATGTGGCGTGGATGTCCTGAACACATCGTTTGAGTGCACAGCATTTAACCTTAAACAATCCACTCTGACCTCTCAAGGAGCGATACACAACATAGTGAAGACATTCCACGCACACTAGAGCACCAGCAGGTTCACCTCTTCGCACGTAAACACCTCATGGGAGGTTTGCTAAGCGTATAAGTGGGTAGTTTACCTCACTGCTTTTCTTCCAAAGTGTTTGAGTGCAACACCTAATTCCTTGCTCTTTTTTGCAGCATCAAGAAGGTTTTCTCCTGCAAGATATGCTTCAACAGCCTCACGCATTGCTTTTGCTCCTGCGTAAGAACCGTTTGGATGGCCGTGAATACCTCCGCCAATTTGGAGCATAAGATCTGTTCCCATGCGGTCCATAACCTTGTCAATAACTAAAGGATGTAAGCCTCCTGATGAACAAGGAAAGAGTGCTTTTTTAGATCCCCAATCCTGTTCAAGAATGTGCAGTTTCCTGGATGCTGGAACCTGTTTGAGGGTACATTGTTTTTCAAGGTGTTCTACTTCCTCACGTGATCCTACAAGTTTTCCAATATTTGCCGTTCCTATGTGTAGAGTATCTGTTCCAAGAAGACGTGCACATTTTGCAACGCAGTTCATAGAAAATCCGTGCCGGGGAGTTCTCGTCATAGCGCCATGCATTGCTCTGTGGGCGTGAATAGCAAGACCTAAATCTCCACAGATTTCTCTCATGGAACTCACAGCAGCCCACCCTGTGGTAATGATATCAATCATTGCAAATTCCCCGCCATGATCTGCGATGAATTTCGCACGGCGTTCCATTTCCTTTACTGTTGGGCCGGTAATGTTGATAAGATAACTTTTCTTCTCACCTGTTTCTCGTTCTATCTTATCTCTTATTTTTAGTGCTTTTTCCACTCTTTTTTCAAAGGGGTTGAAACGCTGATTGGTGAGATTCTCATCATCTTTGAGAAGATCAAGGCCTCCAGACCAGATTTGACGTCCAATCTCACAATGCTCAGCAGTAGTCATACCTACCTTGGGCTTAGGAACAGAAAGCATAATAGGTCGTTTAGGATTATTGAAGATCTTCTTAATGCCTGCTTTCCCAACACCAGGACCTTTAAATGATCTTACAAGTTTTTTAGTGAATTGGATGTCTTCAAGACGCAGAGCATCAACTGCTTTCATACCAAAAACATTTCCTGCAATAGATGCGAGGATTTGACTCATGTTGCCCGCTTCAAAGTGCTCTTCAGGATAGGCAATTCTGATATGGTCATCCTTTGCATAGAATACTTTTCCCGCAACTTTTTGCACGTGTTTGTAGTGGAGTGCCTTGGTTTCTGCCCAGGTTCCCACAGAGCTTTCGGAAGCAACCGCACCCCATGCTCGTTTCTTTGATGACCATCGAGGAACTTTTACTCGAAACGTTGCAATAACATCCTTTGATGAGGGTTTGTAAGAAAGATCAACAAAATCTTCATAG from Candidatus Woesearchaeota archaeon includes these protein-coding regions:
- the rbcL gene encoding type III ribulose-bisphosphate carboxylase, whose translation is MAGYEDFVDLSYKPSSKDVIATFRVKVPRWSSKKRAWGAVASESSVGTWAETKALHYKHVQKVAGKVFYAKDDHIRIAYPEEHFEAGNMSQILASIAGNVFGMKAVDALRLEDIQFTKKLVRSFKGPGVGKAGIKKIFNNPKRPIMLSVPKPKVGMTTAEHCEIGRQIWSGGLDLLKDDENLTNQRFNPFEKRVEKALKIRDKIERETGEKKSYLINITGPTVKEMERRAKFIADHGGEFAMIDIITTGWAAVSSMREICGDLGLAIHAHRAMHGAMTRTPRHGFSMNCVAKCARLLGTDTLHIGTANIGKLVGSREEVEHLEKQCTLKQVPASRKLHILEQDWGSKKALFPCSSGGLHPLVIDKVMDRMGTDLMLQIGGGIHGHPNGSYAGAKAMREAVEAYLAGENLLDAAKKSKELGVALKHFGRKAVR
- the thpR gene encoding RNA 2',3'-cyclic phosphodiesterase; the protein is MRCFIDIEPPQNVKDQLAQVQEELRKEFKGKFERPENMHITLKFLGEIEQVEDIIKKLQTIRFKPFTIRLTHVGHFRHRCLWMGVEGVEHLKEAVDNVLPQFKDDHIAFNPHITLLRMGYTTRIEEKLQKCGVDVLNTSFECTAFNLKQSTLTSQGAIHNIVKTFHAH